The proteins below are encoded in one region of Oncorhynchus nerka isolate Pitt River linkage group LG15, Oner_Uvic_2.0, whole genome shotgun sequence:
- the aars2 gene encoding alanine--tRNA ligase, mitochondrial isoform X1, which produces MAAHMRRLTHWYRAVINNNLTSLSSVRGYLSRSYSHVQTDFSSNRVRRTFTDFFHELYQHIIVPSSPVRPRGDPSLLFVNAGMNQFKPIFLGAADPRSEMATYRRVVNSQKCVRAGGKHNDLEDVGRDVYHHTFFEMLGNWSFGDYFKEEACIMAWRLLTEEYRIPPERLYVSYFAGDATSGLPADEETLHIWLSMGVPSDHLLPFGMKDNFWEMGEIGPCGPCTEIHYDHIGGRNAASLVNADSPDVVEIWNLVFMQYNREADHSLRSLPQFSVDTGMGLERLVTVLQGQRSNYDTDLFTPLLSAIQQRSNCPEYRGRTGEADVGKVDMAYRVVADHVRTLSVCIADGVYPGMSGAELVLRRILRRAVRFSTEVLQAPEGALASLVPTVAHILGDAYPELHKESDRIMDIINENEAQFLSSLKQGRRVIDRTLQRLENNDTLFPVPVAWSLHRNLGFPLDLIALMLEEQGLSVDQRALDVLAIENENVTTLRCQVQTSVGDTLVHLDLHSLAQLQSGEVPHTDDSPKYHYSLAQDGKYVFQPCHATVQALYCGQTLVSEVAGGQRCGVVLDRTCFYAEQGGQSHDQGYFIRDGLPDVLYPVEAVQLAGGYVVHQVTAAEVLRKGDQVQLYLDEPQRLACMVKHTATHVLNFALRQLLGSSVEQRGSHVAADRLRFDFSVKGSLSIPQLQEIERSIHNIITENNAVYIEEVPLARAKDIPGLRTVDEVYPDPVRVVSVAVPVADLYGSQTDRWTSVELCCGTHLLTTGEIGDLVIISERQMVKGISRIVAVTGDDAREAREAGQVLTQEVESLSARLATVASPSLADANRLAKEVGILTDAVDYTPIPQWKRRELQTRLKGLQRTTNTSIRKLETKEAAVKAQSLFIKNSSKNIVVDTVDTDSISVLMKTVNQYSDRAPGTLIMLLSHQQPSGKVLCACQVPKGFSALSASDWALTVCARLGGNAGGSATVAKGTGSGANLTEALRCAEEYAQDKTQNGC; this is translated from the exons ATGGCGGCGCACATGAGACGCTTGACACATTGGTACAGAGCAGTGATAAACAATAATTTAACATCACTTTCAAGCGTCAGAGGATATTTATCAAGGTCATATTCTCACGTTCAAACAGACTTTTCGTCTAATCGTGTGCGGCGTACGTTCACAGATTTTTTTCATGAACTCTACCAACACATAATTGTGCCATCCTCCCCTGTTCGTCCGCGGGGAGACCCGAGTCTACTGTTTGTCAACGCAGGCATGAACCAG TTCAAGCCTATTTTCCTTGGAGCAGCAGACCCGCGCAGTGAAATGGCCACATACCGGCGGGTGGTGAATAGTCAGAAGTGTGTCCGGGCTGGGGGTAAACACAACGACCTGGAAGATGTTGGCCGAGATGTCTACCACCACACCTTCTTTGAGATGTTAGGAAACTGGTCCTTTGGCGATTACTTCAAG GAGGAAGCGTGCATCATGGCTTGGCGTCTACTCACAGAGGAGTACAGGATTCCTCCAGAACGCCTCTACGTCTCATACTTTGCCGGTGATGCCACCTCTGGTTTGCCAGCAGATGAGGAAACGCTCCACATCTGGCTAAGCATGGG AGTGCCCTCTGATCACCtcctgccatttgggatgaaggaCAACTTTTGGGAGATGGGGGAGATTGGCCCCTGTGGCCCCTGCACAGAGATCCACTATGACCACATTGGGGGCCGTAACGCAGCCTCGCTGGTCAATGCAGACAGTCCTGATGTGGTCGAGATTTGGAACCTGGTCTTCATGCAATACAACAG AGAGGCAGATCACAGCTTACGGTCACTCCCCCAGTTCAGCGTGGACACTGGCATGGGTCTGGAGCGACTGGTGACCGTTCTCCAAGGACAACGCTCCAACTACGACACTGACCTCTTTACCCCTCTGCTGTCTGCTATACAACAG CGCTCCAATTGCCCTGAGTATAGAGGGAGGACTGGAGAGGCGGATGTGGGCAAAGTGGACATGGCATACCGCGTCGTTGCTGACCACGTGCgcaccctgtctgtctgcattGCTGACGGAGTCTACCCAGGCATGTCTGGGGCCGA ATTGGTTTTACGCCGTATCCTCAGGCGAGCTGTGAGGTTCAGCActgaggtactgcaggcccctgaGGGAGCGCTGGCAAGCCTGGTACCCACAGTTGCCCACATCCTG GGTGATGCTTATCCCGAACTGCATAAAGAGTCAGATAGG ATCATGGATATAATCAATGAAAACGAGGCCCAATTCCTGTCCTCTCTGAAGCAGGGGCGCAGAGTGATTGACAGGACACTTCAGAGATTGGAGAacaatgacactctattcccaG TGCCTGTGGCCTGGTCTCTGCATCGTAACCTGGGCTTTCCTCTGGATCTCATTGCACTAATGCTGGAGGAGCAGGGCTTGAGTGTTGACCAACGGGCCCTTGATGTGTTGGCCATTGAAAATGAAAATGTAACTACA CTTAGGTGTCAGGTGCAGACCTCTGTTGGGGATACGCTGGTCCATCTGGATCTGCACAGCCTAGCCCAGCTGCAGAGTGGAGAAGTTCCCCACACAGACGACTCCCCCAAGTACCACTACAGCTTGGCACAGGATGGCAAATATG TGTTCCAGCCCTGCCATGCTACCGTGCAGGCCCTGTACTGTGGACAGACTCTTGTCTCGGAGGTGGCCGGGGGCcagaggtgtggtgtggtgcttGACCGGACCTGTTTCTATGCAGAGCAAGGGGGGCAGTCTCATGACCAGGGCTACTTCATCAGAGATGGACTGCCG gATGTCCTGTACCCTGTTGAGGCTGTGCAGCTTGCTGGGGGATATGTGGTTCATCAGGTCACCGCTGCTGAAGTGCTGAGAAAAGGGGACCAGGTCCAGCTCTACCTGGATGAG CCACAGAGACTAGCCTGCATGGTCAAGCACACCGCCACACACGTCCTCAACTTCGCCCTCCGTCAGCTGCTGGGTTCTTCTGTGGAGCAAAGAGGCAGTCATGTCGCTGCAGACCGCCTACGCTTTGACTTCAGCGTCAAG GGATCATTGAGTATTCCCCAGCTCCAGGAGATTGAGAGGAGCATCCACAACATTATCACAGAGAATAATGCGGTGTACATAGAAGAGGTTCCCCTGGCCCGGGCTAAAGACATCCCAGGTCTAAGGACTGTGGATGAG GTGTACCCTGATCCGGTGAGAGTGGTGTCCGTGGCAGTTCCCGTAGCAGACCTGTACGGTTCTCAGACGGACAGATGGACGTCAGTGGAGCTCTGCTGTGGGAC GCATTTACTGACGACCGGGGAGATCGGGGATTTGGTTATAATTTCCGAGAGGCAGATGGTTAAAGGGATCAGCCGTATCGTGGCAGTCACTGGAGACGACGCCAGAGAG GCTCGAGAGGCGGGTCAAGTCCTGACCCAGGAAGTGGAGTCTTTGTCAGCACGTCTTGCAACAGTCGCCAGCCCCTCCCTCGCAGATGCCAACCGGCTGGCCAAAGAAGTGGGCATACTGACAGAT GCAGTGGATTACACTCCTATACCACAGTGGAAGCGGAGGGAGCTTCAAACTCGCCTCAAAGGTCTACAGAGGACAACCAACACAAGCATAAGGAAACTGGAGACCAAAGAG GCTGCTGTGAAAGCCCAATCACTATTCATAAAGAATAGCAGCAAGAATATTGTAGTGGACACTGTGGACACAGACTCTATATCA GTGCTGATGAAGACAGTGAACCAATACAGTGACAGAGCCCCAGGGACCCTGATCATGCTACTCTCCCACCAGCAGCCATCGGGGAAGGTCCTGTGTGCGTGCCAAGTGCCCAAG GGCTTTAGTGCTCTCTCTGCCAGTGACTGGGCCCTGACAGTGTGTGCCCGCCTGGGAGGGAACGCAGGTGGCTCTGCCACTGTGGCAAAGGGCACAGGGAGTGGGGCCAACCTCACTGAGGCACTCAGGTGTGCTGAAGAGTATGCACAGGACAAGACCCAAAACGGATGCTAA
- the aars2 gene encoding alanine--tRNA ligase, mitochondrial isoform X2 — translation MAAHMRRLTHWYRAVINNNLTSLSSVRGYLSRSYSHVQTDFSSNRVRRTFTDFFHELYQHIIVPSSPVRPRGDPSLLFVNAGMNQFKPIFLGAADPRSEMATYRRVVNSQKCVRAGGKHNDLEDVGRDVYHHTFFEMLGNWSFGDYFKEEACIMAWRLLTEEYRIPPERLYVSYFAGDATSGLPADEETLHIWLSMGVPSDHLLPFGMKDNFWEMGEIGPCGPCTEIHYDHIGGRNAASLVNADSPDVVEIWNLVFMQYNREADHSLRSLPQFSVDTGMGLERLVTVLQGQRSNYDTDLFTPLLSAIQQRSNCPEYRGRTGEADVGKVDMAYRVVADHVRTLSVCIADGVYPGMSGAELVLRRILRRAVRFSTEVLQAPEGALASLVPTVAHILGDAYPELHKESDRIMDIINENEAQFLSSLKQGRRVIDRTLQRLENNDTLFPVPVAWSLHRNLGFPLDLIALMLEEQGLSVDQRALDVLAIENENLRCQVQTSVGDTLVHLDLHSLAQLQSGEVPHTDDSPKYHYSLAQDGKYVFQPCHATVQALYCGQTLVSEVAGGQRCGVVLDRTCFYAEQGGQSHDQGYFIRDGLPDVLYPVEAVQLAGGYVVHQVTAAEVLRKGDQVQLYLDEPQRLACMVKHTATHVLNFALRQLLGSSVEQRGSHVAADRLRFDFSVKGSLSIPQLQEIERSIHNIITENNAVYIEEVPLARAKDIPGLRTVDEVYPDPVRVVSVAVPVADLYGSQTDRWTSVELCCGTHLLTTGEIGDLVIISERQMVKGISRIVAVTGDDAREAREAGQVLTQEVESLSARLATVASPSLADANRLAKEVGILTDAVDYTPIPQWKRRELQTRLKGLQRTTNTSIRKLETKEAAVKAQSLFIKNSSKNIVVDTVDTDSISVLMKTVNQYSDRAPGTLIMLLSHQQPSGKVLCACQVPKGFSALSASDWALTVCARLGGNAGGSATVAKGTGSGANLTEALRCAEEYAQDKTQNGC, via the exons ATGGCGGCGCACATGAGACGCTTGACACATTGGTACAGAGCAGTGATAAACAATAATTTAACATCACTTTCAAGCGTCAGAGGATATTTATCAAGGTCATATTCTCACGTTCAAACAGACTTTTCGTCTAATCGTGTGCGGCGTACGTTCACAGATTTTTTTCATGAACTCTACCAACACATAATTGTGCCATCCTCCCCTGTTCGTCCGCGGGGAGACCCGAGTCTACTGTTTGTCAACGCAGGCATGAACCAG TTCAAGCCTATTTTCCTTGGAGCAGCAGACCCGCGCAGTGAAATGGCCACATACCGGCGGGTGGTGAATAGTCAGAAGTGTGTCCGGGCTGGGGGTAAACACAACGACCTGGAAGATGTTGGCCGAGATGTCTACCACCACACCTTCTTTGAGATGTTAGGAAACTGGTCCTTTGGCGATTACTTCAAG GAGGAAGCGTGCATCATGGCTTGGCGTCTACTCACAGAGGAGTACAGGATTCCTCCAGAACGCCTCTACGTCTCATACTTTGCCGGTGATGCCACCTCTGGTTTGCCAGCAGATGAGGAAACGCTCCACATCTGGCTAAGCATGGG AGTGCCCTCTGATCACCtcctgccatttgggatgaaggaCAACTTTTGGGAGATGGGGGAGATTGGCCCCTGTGGCCCCTGCACAGAGATCCACTATGACCACATTGGGGGCCGTAACGCAGCCTCGCTGGTCAATGCAGACAGTCCTGATGTGGTCGAGATTTGGAACCTGGTCTTCATGCAATACAACAG AGAGGCAGATCACAGCTTACGGTCACTCCCCCAGTTCAGCGTGGACACTGGCATGGGTCTGGAGCGACTGGTGACCGTTCTCCAAGGACAACGCTCCAACTACGACACTGACCTCTTTACCCCTCTGCTGTCTGCTATACAACAG CGCTCCAATTGCCCTGAGTATAGAGGGAGGACTGGAGAGGCGGATGTGGGCAAAGTGGACATGGCATACCGCGTCGTTGCTGACCACGTGCgcaccctgtctgtctgcattGCTGACGGAGTCTACCCAGGCATGTCTGGGGCCGA ATTGGTTTTACGCCGTATCCTCAGGCGAGCTGTGAGGTTCAGCActgaggtactgcaggcccctgaGGGAGCGCTGGCAAGCCTGGTACCCACAGTTGCCCACATCCTG GGTGATGCTTATCCCGAACTGCATAAAGAGTCAGATAGG ATCATGGATATAATCAATGAAAACGAGGCCCAATTCCTGTCCTCTCTGAAGCAGGGGCGCAGAGTGATTGACAGGACACTTCAGAGATTGGAGAacaatgacactctattcccaG TGCCTGTGGCCTGGTCTCTGCATCGTAACCTGGGCTTTCCTCTGGATCTCATTGCACTAATGCTGGAGGAGCAGGGCTTGAGTGTTGACCAACGGGCCCTTGATGTGTTGGCCATTGAAAATGAAAAT CTTAGGTGTCAGGTGCAGACCTCTGTTGGGGATACGCTGGTCCATCTGGATCTGCACAGCCTAGCCCAGCTGCAGAGTGGAGAAGTTCCCCACACAGACGACTCCCCCAAGTACCACTACAGCTTGGCACAGGATGGCAAATATG TGTTCCAGCCCTGCCATGCTACCGTGCAGGCCCTGTACTGTGGACAGACTCTTGTCTCGGAGGTGGCCGGGGGCcagaggtgtggtgtggtgcttGACCGGACCTGTTTCTATGCAGAGCAAGGGGGGCAGTCTCATGACCAGGGCTACTTCATCAGAGATGGACTGCCG gATGTCCTGTACCCTGTTGAGGCTGTGCAGCTTGCTGGGGGATATGTGGTTCATCAGGTCACCGCTGCTGAAGTGCTGAGAAAAGGGGACCAGGTCCAGCTCTACCTGGATGAG CCACAGAGACTAGCCTGCATGGTCAAGCACACCGCCACACACGTCCTCAACTTCGCCCTCCGTCAGCTGCTGGGTTCTTCTGTGGAGCAAAGAGGCAGTCATGTCGCTGCAGACCGCCTACGCTTTGACTTCAGCGTCAAG GGATCATTGAGTATTCCCCAGCTCCAGGAGATTGAGAGGAGCATCCACAACATTATCACAGAGAATAATGCGGTGTACATAGAAGAGGTTCCCCTGGCCCGGGCTAAAGACATCCCAGGTCTAAGGACTGTGGATGAG GTGTACCCTGATCCGGTGAGAGTGGTGTCCGTGGCAGTTCCCGTAGCAGACCTGTACGGTTCTCAGACGGACAGATGGACGTCAGTGGAGCTCTGCTGTGGGAC GCATTTACTGACGACCGGGGAGATCGGGGATTTGGTTATAATTTCCGAGAGGCAGATGGTTAAAGGGATCAGCCGTATCGTGGCAGTCACTGGAGACGACGCCAGAGAG GCTCGAGAGGCGGGTCAAGTCCTGACCCAGGAAGTGGAGTCTTTGTCAGCACGTCTTGCAACAGTCGCCAGCCCCTCCCTCGCAGATGCCAACCGGCTGGCCAAAGAAGTGGGCATACTGACAGAT GCAGTGGATTACACTCCTATACCACAGTGGAAGCGGAGGGAGCTTCAAACTCGCCTCAAAGGTCTACAGAGGACAACCAACACAAGCATAAGGAAACTGGAGACCAAAGAG GCTGCTGTGAAAGCCCAATCACTATTCATAAAGAATAGCAGCAAGAATATTGTAGTGGACACTGTGGACACAGACTCTATATCA GTGCTGATGAAGACAGTGAACCAATACAGTGACAGAGCCCCAGGGACCCTGATCATGCTACTCTCCCACCAGCAGCCATCGGGGAAGGTCCTGTGTGCGTGCCAAGTGCCCAAG GGCTTTAGTGCTCTCTCTGCCAGTGACTGGGCCCTGACAGTGTGTGCCCGCCTGGGAGGGAACGCAGGTGGCTCTGCCACTGTGGCAAAGGGCACAGGGAGTGGGGCCAACCTCACTGAGGCACTCAGGTGTGCTGAAGAGTATGCACAGGACAAGACCCAAAACGGATGCTAA
- the aars2 gene encoding alanine--tRNA ligase, mitochondrial isoform X3: MAAHMRRLTHWYRAVINNNLTSLSSVRGYLSRSYSHVQTDFSSNRVRRTFTDFFHELYQHIIVPSSPVRPRGDPSLLFVNAGMNQFKPIFLGAADPRSEMATYRRVVNSQKCVRAGGKHNDLEDVGRDVYHHTFFEMLGNWSFGDYFKEEACIMAWRLLTEEYRIPPERLYVSYFAGDATSGLPADEETLHIWLSMGVPSDHLLPFGMKDNFWEMGEIGPCGPCTEIHYDHIGGRNAASLVNADSPDVVEIWNLVFMQYNREADHSLRSLPQFSVDTGMGLERLVTVLQGQRSNYDTDLFTPLLSAIQQRSNCPEYRGRTGEADVGKVDMAYRVVADHVRTLSVCIADGVYPGMSGAELVLRRILRRAVRFSTEVLQAPEGALASLVPTVAHILGDAYPELHKESDRIMDIINENEAQFLSSLKQGRRVIDRTLQRLENNDTLFPVPVAWSLHRNLGFPLDLIALMLEEQGLSVDQRALDVLAIENENVTTLRCQVQTSVGDTLVHLDLHSLAQLQSGEVPHTDDSPKYHYSLAQDGKYVFQPCHATVQALYCGQTLVSEVAGGQRCGVVLDRTCFYAEQGGQSHDQGYFIRDGLPDVLYPVEAVQLAGGYVVHQVTAAEVLRKGDQVQLYLDEPQRLACMVKHTATHVLNFALRQLLGSSVEQRGSHVAADRLRFDFSVKGSLSIPQLQEIERSIHNIITENNAVYIEEVPLARAKDIPGLRTVDEDSRILCNSS, encoded by the exons ATGGCGGCGCACATGAGACGCTTGACACATTGGTACAGAGCAGTGATAAACAATAATTTAACATCACTTTCAAGCGTCAGAGGATATTTATCAAGGTCATATTCTCACGTTCAAACAGACTTTTCGTCTAATCGTGTGCGGCGTACGTTCACAGATTTTTTTCATGAACTCTACCAACACATAATTGTGCCATCCTCCCCTGTTCGTCCGCGGGGAGACCCGAGTCTACTGTTTGTCAACGCAGGCATGAACCAG TTCAAGCCTATTTTCCTTGGAGCAGCAGACCCGCGCAGTGAAATGGCCACATACCGGCGGGTGGTGAATAGTCAGAAGTGTGTCCGGGCTGGGGGTAAACACAACGACCTGGAAGATGTTGGCCGAGATGTCTACCACCACACCTTCTTTGAGATGTTAGGAAACTGGTCCTTTGGCGATTACTTCAAG GAGGAAGCGTGCATCATGGCTTGGCGTCTACTCACAGAGGAGTACAGGATTCCTCCAGAACGCCTCTACGTCTCATACTTTGCCGGTGATGCCACCTCTGGTTTGCCAGCAGATGAGGAAACGCTCCACATCTGGCTAAGCATGGG AGTGCCCTCTGATCACCtcctgccatttgggatgaaggaCAACTTTTGGGAGATGGGGGAGATTGGCCCCTGTGGCCCCTGCACAGAGATCCACTATGACCACATTGGGGGCCGTAACGCAGCCTCGCTGGTCAATGCAGACAGTCCTGATGTGGTCGAGATTTGGAACCTGGTCTTCATGCAATACAACAG AGAGGCAGATCACAGCTTACGGTCACTCCCCCAGTTCAGCGTGGACACTGGCATGGGTCTGGAGCGACTGGTGACCGTTCTCCAAGGACAACGCTCCAACTACGACACTGACCTCTTTACCCCTCTGCTGTCTGCTATACAACAG CGCTCCAATTGCCCTGAGTATAGAGGGAGGACTGGAGAGGCGGATGTGGGCAAAGTGGACATGGCATACCGCGTCGTTGCTGACCACGTGCgcaccctgtctgtctgcattGCTGACGGAGTCTACCCAGGCATGTCTGGGGCCGA ATTGGTTTTACGCCGTATCCTCAGGCGAGCTGTGAGGTTCAGCActgaggtactgcaggcccctgaGGGAGCGCTGGCAAGCCTGGTACCCACAGTTGCCCACATCCTG GGTGATGCTTATCCCGAACTGCATAAAGAGTCAGATAGG ATCATGGATATAATCAATGAAAACGAGGCCCAATTCCTGTCCTCTCTGAAGCAGGGGCGCAGAGTGATTGACAGGACACTTCAGAGATTGGAGAacaatgacactctattcccaG TGCCTGTGGCCTGGTCTCTGCATCGTAACCTGGGCTTTCCTCTGGATCTCATTGCACTAATGCTGGAGGAGCAGGGCTTGAGTGTTGACCAACGGGCCCTTGATGTGTTGGCCATTGAAAATGAAAATGTAACTACA CTTAGGTGTCAGGTGCAGACCTCTGTTGGGGATACGCTGGTCCATCTGGATCTGCACAGCCTAGCCCAGCTGCAGAGTGGAGAAGTTCCCCACACAGACGACTCCCCCAAGTACCACTACAGCTTGGCACAGGATGGCAAATATG TGTTCCAGCCCTGCCATGCTACCGTGCAGGCCCTGTACTGTGGACAGACTCTTGTCTCGGAGGTGGCCGGGGGCcagaggtgtggtgtggtgcttGACCGGACCTGTTTCTATGCAGAGCAAGGGGGGCAGTCTCATGACCAGGGCTACTTCATCAGAGATGGACTGCCG gATGTCCTGTACCCTGTTGAGGCTGTGCAGCTTGCTGGGGGATATGTGGTTCATCAGGTCACCGCTGCTGAAGTGCTGAGAAAAGGGGACCAGGTCCAGCTCTACCTGGATGAG CCACAGAGACTAGCCTGCATGGTCAAGCACACCGCCACACACGTCCTCAACTTCGCCCTCCGTCAGCTGCTGGGTTCTTCTGTGGAGCAAAGAGGCAGTCATGTCGCTGCAGACCGCCTACGCTTTGACTTCAGCGTCAAG GGATCATTGAGTATTCCCCAGCTCCAGGAGATTGAGAGGAGCATCCACAACATTATCACAGAGAATAATGCGGTGTACATAGAAGAGGTTCCCCTGGCCCGGGCTAAAGACATCCCAGGTCTAAGGACTGTGGATGAG GATTCCCGAATCCTCTGTAATTCTTCCTAG
- the aars2 gene encoding alanine--tRNA ligase, mitochondrial isoform X4, with product MAAHMRRLTHWYRAVINNNLTSLSSVRGYLSRSYSHVQTDFSSNRVRRTFTDFFHELYQHIIVPSSPVRPRGDPSLLFVNAGMNQFKPIFLGAADPRSEMATYRRVVNSQKCVRAGGKHNDLEDVGRDVYHHTFFEMLGNWSFGDYFKEEACIMAWRLLTEEYRIPPERLYVSYFAGDATSGLPADEETLHIWLSMGVPSDHLLPFGMKDNFWEMGEIGPCGPCTEIHYDHIGGRNAASLVNADSPDVVEIWNLVFMQYNREADHSLRSLPQFSVDTGMGLERLVTVLQGQRSNYDTDLFTPLLSAIQQRSNCPEYRGRTGEADVGKVDMAYRVVADHVRTLSVCIADGVYPGMSGAELVLRRILRRAVRFSTEVLQAPEGALASLVPTVAHILGDAYPELHKESDRIMDIINENEAQFLSSLKQGRRVIDRTLQRLENNDTLFPVPVAWSLHRNLGFPLDLIALMLEEQGLSVDQRALDVLAIENENVTTLRCQVQTSVGDTLVHLDLHSLAQLQSGEVPHTDDSPKYHYSLAQDGKYVFQPCHATVQALYCGQTLVSEVAGGQRCGVVLDRTCFYAEQGGQSHDQGYFIRDGLPDVLYPVEAVQLAGGYVVHQVTAAEVLRKGDQVQLYLDEPQRLACMVKHTATHVLNFALRQLLGSSVEQRGSHVAADRLRFDFSVKI from the exons ATGGCGGCGCACATGAGACGCTTGACACATTGGTACAGAGCAGTGATAAACAATAATTTAACATCACTTTCAAGCGTCAGAGGATATTTATCAAGGTCATATTCTCACGTTCAAACAGACTTTTCGTCTAATCGTGTGCGGCGTACGTTCACAGATTTTTTTCATGAACTCTACCAACACATAATTGTGCCATCCTCCCCTGTTCGTCCGCGGGGAGACCCGAGTCTACTGTTTGTCAACGCAGGCATGAACCAG TTCAAGCCTATTTTCCTTGGAGCAGCAGACCCGCGCAGTGAAATGGCCACATACCGGCGGGTGGTGAATAGTCAGAAGTGTGTCCGGGCTGGGGGTAAACACAACGACCTGGAAGATGTTGGCCGAGATGTCTACCACCACACCTTCTTTGAGATGTTAGGAAACTGGTCCTTTGGCGATTACTTCAAG GAGGAAGCGTGCATCATGGCTTGGCGTCTACTCACAGAGGAGTACAGGATTCCTCCAGAACGCCTCTACGTCTCATACTTTGCCGGTGATGCCACCTCTGGTTTGCCAGCAGATGAGGAAACGCTCCACATCTGGCTAAGCATGGG AGTGCCCTCTGATCACCtcctgccatttgggatgaaggaCAACTTTTGGGAGATGGGGGAGATTGGCCCCTGTGGCCCCTGCACAGAGATCCACTATGACCACATTGGGGGCCGTAACGCAGCCTCGCTGGTCAATGCAGACAGTCCTGATGTGGTCGAGATTTGGAACCTGGTCTTCATGCAATACAACAG AGAGGCAGATCACAGCTTACGGTCACTCCCCCAGTTCAGCGTGGACACTGGCATGGGTCTGGAGCGACTGGTGACCGTTCTCCAAGGACAACGCTCCAACTACGACACTGACCTCTTTACCCCTCTGCTGTCTGCTATACAACAG CGCTCCAATTGCCCTGAGTATAGAGGGAGGACTGGAGAGGCGGATGTGGGCAAAGTGGACATGGCATACCGCGTCGTTGCTGACCACGTGCgcaccctgtctgtctgcattGCTGACGGAGTCTACCCAGGCATGTCTGGGGCCGA ATTGGTTTTACGCCGTATCCTCAGGCGAGCTGTGAGGTTCAGCActgaggtactgcaggcccctgaGGGAGCGCTGGCAAGCCTGGTACCCACAGTTGCCCACATCCTG GGTGATGCTTATCCCGAACTGCATAAAGAGTCAGATAGG ATCATGGATATAATCAATGAAAACGAGGCCCAATTCCTGTCCTCTCTGAAGCAGGGGCGCAGAGTGATTGACAGGACACTTCAGAGATTGGAGAacaatgacactctattcccaG TGCCTGTGGCCTGGTCTCTGCATCGTAACCTGGGCTTTCCTCTGGATCTCATTGCACTAATGCTGGAGGAGCAGGGCTTGAGTGTTGACCAACGGGCCCTTGATGTGTTGGCCATTGAAAATGAAAATGTAACTACA CTTAGGTGTCAGGTGCAGACCTCTGTTGGGGATACGCTGGTCCATCTGGATCTGCACAGCCTAGCCCAGCTGCAGAGTGGAGAAGTTCCCCACACAGACGACTCCCCCAAGTACCACTACAGCTTGGCACAGGATGGCAAATATG TGTTCCAGCCCTGCCATGCTACCGTGCAGGCCCTGTACTGTGGACAGACTCTTGTCTCGGAGGTGGCCGGGGGCcagaggtgtggtgtggtgcttGACCGGACCTGTTTCTATGCAGAGCAAGGGGGGCAGTCTCATGACCAGGGCTACTTCATCAGAGATGGACTGCCG gATGTCCTGTACCCTGTTGAGGCTGTGCAGCTTGCTGGGGGATATGTGGTTCATCAGGTCACCGCTGCTGAAGTGCTGAGAAAAGGGGACCAGGTCCAGCTCTACCTGGATGAG CCACAGAGACTAGCCTGCATGGTCAAGCACACCGCCACACACGTCCTCAACTTCGCCCTCCGTCAGCTGCTGGGTTCTTCTGTGGAGCAAAGAGGCAGTCATGTCGCTGCAGACCGCCTACGCTTTGACTTCAGCGTCAAG atatag
- the LOC135559829 gene encoding uncharacterized protein LOC135559829 — MEQCEEGYRSHQSGAICAGSTCQISSAPSQPEDPVSSLVQPGPAPRFWPPVHLPSPVRPVPPHRTRPEVRVPSPVCPVPRTRSEEHVTSPVLPVPASRIRPPVHLPSPVRPVPACSRTRPEVRVTSPVLPVPAPRTKPPVRIHSPELPVAVHSPELPATVQSFNPSVMASLNKRRSSDGLECPATGNGQGPPAKGSSPELSGTASSPAP, encoded by the exons ATGGAGCAGTGTGAAGAGGGATATCGGAGTCATCAGTCCGGTGCCATCTGTGCCGGCTCAACATGCCAGATCTCCAGTGCACCTTCCCAGCCCG AGGATCCGGTTAGCAGTCTGGTGCAACCTGGGCCGGCTCCACGGTTCtggcctccagtgcacctccccagtccggtacgtcctgtgcctcctcatcgcactcgccctgaagtgcgtgttcccagtccggtatgtcctgtgcctcgCACTCGCTCTGAAGAGcatgtcaccagtccggtgctaCCTGTGCCGGCttcacgcatcaggcctccagtgcacctccccagtccggtacgtcctgtgcctgcctgctcccgcactcgccctgaagtgcgtgtcaccagtccggtgctaCCTGTACCGGCTCCACGCACTAAGCctccagtgcgcattcacagtccagagcttccggtggcggttcacagtccagagcttccggcaacgGTTCAGAGCTTCAACCCTTcggttatggcaagcctaaataagcgACGGTCCAGCGACGGTCTGGAATGTCCAGCAACGGGCAACGGTCAGGGACCTCCAGCGAAGGGCAGCAGTCCGGAGCTttcaggcacggcgtccagtccagctccatag